A region of Lycium barbarum isolate Lr01 chromosome 1, ASM1917538v2, whole genome shotgun sequence DNA encodes the following proteins:
- the LOC132603506 gene encoding transcription factor GAMYB-like isoform X1, with protein sequence MSMKSESDDRMTAQVGVDSPSVDEACGGGNTGGGLPLKKGPWTSAEDAILVDYVTKHGEGNWNAVQKHSGLARCGKSCRLRWANHLRPDLKKGAFTPEEERRIIELHAKMGNKWARMAAELPGRTDNEIKNYWNTRIKRRQRAGLPIYPPDICFQAISENNQNEELGTFSSADSQYPDFLPMNNFEIPAVEFKKLEFNQQLCPPALLDIPTFDIPARSLLAQGLNSAYYSRSFLSTMHPAKRIRGSESLFSGLNGDCSPSKNDDSFPTCHQYHDDGSLLAQSLGFSSSYDHHPSSLGVIPGSHAPINGNTSSSEPSWAKKLELPSLQSQMASWGLPSSPLPSLESVDTLIQSPPTESPRNSGLLDAVLYESQTMRASKSILHHENSGDVVDNDLHETGWEETYGDPISPLGHSATSVFSEYTPTSGSSSEEPQLLTMPACKVKQEKFDFRPYDGKDDASNPIFSRPDYLLESNCFGHMQNAVRTIWH encoded by the exons ATGAGTATGAAAAGTGAAAGCGATGACAGGATGACAGCACAAGTTGGTGTGGATTCGCCATCTGTCGATGAAGCTTGTGGTGGAGGAAACACCGGAGGAGGCCTACCACTTAAAAAAGGCCCCTGGACTTCTGCAGAAGATGCAATTTTAGTGGATTACGTCACGAAACACGGTGAGGGGAACTGGAATGCTGTTCAAAAGCACTCAGGACTTGCTCGGTGTGGTAAAAGTTGCCGTTTGCGGTGGGCCAATCACCTGAGACCAGATTTAAAGAAAGGTGCATTCACTCCCGAGGAAGAGCGGCGCATAATTGAACTGCATGCTAAAATGGGAAACAAATGGGCACGAATGGCTGCTGAG TTGCCTGGGCGCACAGATAATGAGATAAAGAACTACTGGAATACCAGAATAAAGAGACGACAGCGTGCAGGCTTGCCAATTTACCCACCAGATATTTGTTTTCAGGCAATTAGCGAAAACAATCaaaatgaggagttgggtacatTCTCCTCTGCAGATTCACAATATCCTGATTTCTTACCGATGAACAATTTTGAGATCCCCGCTGTCGAATTCAAAAAGTTGGAATTCAATCAGCAGTTGTGTCCACCAGCACTTCTTGATATTCCCACTTTTGATATTCCTGCAAGAAGCCTGTTGGCACAGGGTCTTAATTCTGCCTACTACAGTCGGTCATTCCTCTCAACGATGCATCCAGCCAAGCGTATACGAGGCTCAGAATCTCTGTTCTCTGGTTTAAATGGCGATTGTTCTCCGTCAAAAAATGATGATTCTTTTCCGACCTGCCATCAATATCATGATGATGGTTCTTTGCTTGCTCAGTCCTTGGGATTTTCTTCTTCATATGATCATCACCCCTCATCATTGGGTGTAATTCCTGGCAGCCATGCCCCTATAAATGGCAACACCTCTTCTTCAGAGCCCTCATGGGCAAAGAAGCTCGAGCTCCCTTCACTCCAAAGTCAGATGGCAAGTTGGGGCTTACCTTCTTCCCCTCTTCCTTCACTTGAGTCCGTCGACACCTTGATTCAGTCCCCTCCAACTGAATCACCTAGAAACAGCGGTCTGTTGGACGCTGTACTTTATGAATCACAAACTATGAGAGCTTCGAAGAGTATCTTGCACCACGAGAATTCTGGTGATGTGGTTGATAATGATCTCCACGAGACAGGATGGGAGGAAACATATGGTGATCCAATCTCTCCTTTAGGTCATTCTGCTACATCAGTGTTTAGTGAATACACCCCTACTAGTGGAAGCTCATCCGAGGAGCCCCAGTTACTGACAATGCCAG CTTGCAAGGTTAAGCAGGAGAAGTTTGATTTCAGACCCTATGATGGGAAGGACGATGCATCAAACCCGATCTTTTCCAGGCCTGATTACTTGCTTGAATCCAATTGTTTTGGTCATATGCAAAATGCTGTAAGAACCATCTGGCACTGA
- the LOC132603488 gene encoding cyclin-dependent kinase C-2-like isoform X2 yields the protein MAKEIRTGEIVALKKIRMDNEREGFPITAIREIKILKKLHHENVIDLKEIVTSPGREKDEQGRPDGNKYKGGIYMVFEYMDHDLTGLADRPGMRFSVPQIKCYMRQLLTGLHYCHVNQVLHRDIKGSNLLIDNKGNLKLADFGLARSFSNDHNANLTNRVITLWYRPPELLLGTTKYGPAVDMWSVGCIFAELLHGKPIFPGKDEPEQLNKIFELCGAPDEVNWPGVSKIPWYNSFKPSKPMKRRLREVFRHFDRHALELLDKMLTLDPSQRISAKDALDAEYFWTDPLPCDPKSLPTYEASHEFQTKKKRQQQRQHDEAAKRQKLHHQQQHGRLPPVQQSGQGHPMRPGPNPPMHASHPQAAGGPSHHYAKPHGPPAGPGRYPAGGNPSGGYGHPTRGQGGAYGSGRYPPQGGRGTQYGSGGMPGGGGPRPNYPHGAPYGSSGTGRGSNANRNQQQYNWQQ from the exons ATGGCAAAAGAAATTAGAACAGGAGAAATTGTTGCTTTGAAGAAGATACGTATGGACAACGAAAGAGAAGGG TTTCCAATAACTGCAATACGtgaaattaaaatattaaagaagCTGCACCATGAAAATGTGATTGACCTGAAAGAGATCGTAACATCTCCAG GTCGTGAGAAGGATGAGCAAGGGAGACCAG ATGGTAACAAGTATAAGGGTGGAATCTACATGGTTTTTGAGTACATGGACCATGATTTGACTGGGCTTGCTGATCGTCCTGGAATGAGATTTTCAGTTCCGCAGATTAAG TGTTATATGAGGCAGCTTTTGACAGGACTTCACTATTGTCATGTGAATCAAGTACTTCATCGTGATATTAAAG GTTCCAATCTTCTCATTGACAACAAAGGCAATTTGAAGCTTGCCGATTTTGGGCTTGCTCGATCCTTCTCAAATGATCACAATGCAAATCTTACAAATCGTGTGATTACTTTATGGTACAG ACCACCTGAGCTGCTTCTTGGAACCACAAAGTATGGTCCAGCTGTTGATATGTGGTCGGTTGGTTGCATCTTTGCTGAGCTGCTTCATGGAAAACCAATCTTTCCAGGGAAGGATGAG CCAGAGCAGCTGAACAAGATATTTGAGTTGTGTGGCGCTCCAGACGAGGTTAATTGGCCTGGAGTTTCCAAGATTCCATGGTATAACAGTTTCAAACCATCAAAGCCAATGAAAAGACGTCTAAGGGAGGTTTTCAGACA CTTTGATCGACATGCTTTGGAGTTGCTTGACAAGATGCTGACCCTTGACCCATCTCAG AGAATATCAGCCAAGGATGCACTTGATGCCGAGTATTTCTGGACTGATCCATTACCATGCGATCCAAAGAG TTTGCCAACCTATGAAGCTTCACATGAGTTCCAGACAAAGAAAAAGCGTCAGCAGCAGAGGCAACACGACGAAGCAGCTAAACGTCAGAAACTGCATCACCAGCAGCAGCATGGTCGGCTTCCACCGGTTCAGCAGTCGGGGCAAGGACACCCAATGAGACCAGGGCCAAATCCCCCAATGCATGCATCCCATCCTCAGGCTGCTGGCGGACCTAGCCACCACTATGCAAAGCCGCATGGACCTCCAGCAGGACCAGGCAGATATCCAGCTGGTGGAAATCCTTCTGGAGGATACGGTCACCCTACTCGTGGCCAAGGTGGAGCTTATGGCAGTGGTCGATATCCACCTCAAGGAGGAAGGGGTACCCAATATGGTTCAGGAGGGATGCCAGGTGGAGGTGGTCCCCGCCCGAATTATCCTCACGGTGCCCCATATGGGTCTTCTGGTACTGGACGTGGCTCAAATGCGAATCGCAATCAACAACAATACAATTGGCAGCAGTAA
- the LOC132603506 gene encoding transcription factor GAMYB-like isoform X2 has translation MTAQVGVDSPSVDEACGGGNTGGGLPLKKGPWTSAEDAILVDYVTKHGEGNWNAVQKHSGLARCGKSCRLRWANHLRPDLKKGAFTPEEERRIIELHAKMGNKWARMAAELPGRTDNEIKNYWNTRIKRRQRAGLPIYPPDICFQAISENNQNEELGTFSSADSQYPDFLPMNNFEIPAVEFKKLEFNQQLCPPALLDIPTFDIPARSLLAQGLNSAYYSRSFLSTMHPAKRIRGSESLFSGLNGDCSPSKNDDSFPTCHQYHDDGSLLAQSLGFSSSYDHHPSSLGVIPGSHAPINGNTSSSEPSWAKKLELPSLQSQMASWGLPSSPLPSLESVDTLIQSPPTESPRNSGLLDAVLYESQTMRASKSILHHENSGDVVDNDLHETGWEETYGDPISPLGHSATSVFSEYTPTSGSSSEEPQLLTMPACKVKQEKFDFRPYDGKDDASNPIFSRPDYLLESNCFGHMQNAVRTIWH, from the exons ATGACAGCACAAGTTGGTGTGGATTCGCCATCTGTCGATGAAGCTTGTGGTGGAGGAAACACCGGAGGAGGCCTACCACTTAAAAAAGGCCCCTGGACTTCTGCAGAAGATGCAATTTTAGTGGATTACGTCACGAAACACGGTGAGGGGAACTGGAATGCTGTTCAAAAGCACTCAGGACTTGCTCGGTGTGGTAAAAGTTGCCGTTTGCGGTGGGCCAATCACCTGAGACCAGATTTAAAGAAAGGTGCATTCACTCCCGAGGAAGAGCGGCGCATAATTGAACTGCATGCTAAAATGGGAAACAAATGGGCACGAATGGCTGCTGAG TTGCCTGGGCGCACAGATAATGAGATAAAGAACTACTGGAATACCAGAATAAAGAGACGACAGCGTGCAGGCTTGCCAATTTACCCACCAGATATTTGTTTTCAGGCAATTAGCGAAAACAATCaaaatgaggagttgggtacatTCTCCTCTGCAGATTCACAATATCCTGATTTCTTACCGATGAACAATTTTGAGATCCCCGCTGTCGAATTCAAAAAGTTGGAATTCAATCAGCAGTTGTGTCCACCAGCACTTCTTGATATTCCCACTTTTGATATTCCTGCAAGAAGCCTGTTGGCACAGGGTCTTAATTCTGCCTACTACAGTCGGTCATTCCTCTCAACGATGCATCCAGCCAAGCGTATACGAGGCTCAGAATCTCTGTTCTCTGGTTTAAATGGCGATTGTTCTCCGTCAAAAAATGATGATTCTTTTCCGACCTGCCATCAATATCATGATGATGGTTCTTTGCTTGCTCAGTCCTTGGGATTTTCTTCTTCATATGATCATCACCCCTCATCATTGGGTGTAATTCCTGGCAGCCATGCCCCTATAAATGGCAACACCTCTTCTTCAGAGCCCTCATGGGCAAAGAAGCTCGAGCTCCCTTCACTCCAAAGTCAGATGGCAAGTTGGGGCTTACCTTCTTCCCCTCTTCCTTCACTTGAGTCCGTCGACACCTTGATTCAGTCCCCTCCAACTGAATCACCTAGAAACAGCGGTCTGTTGGACGCTGTACTTTATGAATCACAAACTATGAGAGCTTCGAAGAGTATCTTGCACCACGAGAATTCTGGTGATGTGGTTGATAATGATCTCCACGAGACAGGATGGGAGGAAACATATGGTGATCCAATCTCTCCTTTAGGTCATTCTGCTACATCAGTGTTTAGTGAATACACCCCTACTAGTGGAAGCTCATCCGAGGAGCCCCAGTTACTGACAATGCCAG CTTGCAAGGTTAAGCAGGAGAAGTTTGATTTCAGACCCTATGATGGGAAGGACGATGCATCAAACCCGATCTTTTCCAGGCCTGATTACTTGCTTGAATCCAATTGTTTTGGTCATATGCAAAATGCTGTAAGAACCATCTGGCACTGA
- the LOC132603479 gene encoding molybdopterin synthase catalytic subunit, translating into MADEERDLIEILEENNPIDINKYISYVRSPKCGAIATFAGTTRDTFDGKEVVELQYEAYVPMAIRCLKSLCSSARASWDIHSIAVAHCLGTVPVGETSVFVAISSVHRADGLDACKFLIDELKASVPIWKKEIYTNGEVWKENKEFIDRMPELVKTSEDQAGACSGKKKVEAHERKSCCGTKVKVNDENADSCR; encoded by the coding sequence ATGGCTGACGAGGAGCGAGATCTAATTGAGATCTTGGAAGAGAATAACCCAATAGACATCAACAAATATATTAGTTATGTTCGTTCTCCCAAATGTGGAGCTATAGCAACATTTGCAGGTACAACACGTGATACATTTGACGGTAAAGAAGTCGTAGAGCTACAATACGAAGCATATGTTCCAATGGCAATACGTTGTCTGAAATCCCTTTGTTCTTCTGCCCGAGCATCATGGGATATCCACTCGATAGCAGTTGCCCACTGCTTGGGTACTGTTCCTGTTGGAGAGACTAGTGTATTTGTTGCAATCTCATCTGTCCATCGAGCAGATGGATTGGATGCTTGCAAGTTTCTGATTGATGAGCTTAAAGCATCAGTTCCGATATGGAAGAAGGAGATATATACAAATGGAGAGGTGTGGAAAGAGAATAAAGAGTTTATAGATAGGATGCCAGAACTTGTGAAGACATCAGAGGATCAAGCCGGCGCTTGCTCTGGTAAAAAGAAAGTGGAGGCACATGAGAGAAAGAGTTGCTGTGGGACAAAGGTTAAAGTCAATGACGAAAATGCAGATTCTTGTAGGTAG
- the LOC132603488 gene encoding cyclin-dependent kinase C-2-like isoform X1: MAIAGPEQLNLTEAPTWGSRTVDCFEKLEQIGEGTYGQVYMAKEIRTGEIVALKKIRMDNEREGFPITAIREIKILKKLHHENVIDLKEIVTSPGREKDEQGRPDGNKYKGGIYMVFEYMDHDLTGLADRPGMRFSVPQIKCYMRQLLTGLHYCHVNQVLHRDIKGSNLLIDNKGNLKLADFGLARSFSNDHNANLTNRVITLWYRPPELLLGTTKYGPAVDMWSVGCIFAELLHGKPIFPGKDEPEQLNKIFELCGAPDEVNWPGVSKIPWYNSFKPSKPMKRRLREVFRHFDRHALELLDKMLTLDPSQRISAKDALDAEYFWTDPLPCDPKSLPTYEASHEFQTKKKRQQQRQHDEAAKRQKLHHQQQHGRLPPVQQSGQGHPMRPGPNPPMHASHPQAAGGPSHHYAKPHGPPAGPGRYPAGGNPSGGYGHPTRGQGGAYGSGRYPPQGGRGTQYGSGGMPGGGGPRPNYPHGAPYGSSGTGRGSNANRNQQQYNWQQ, encoded by the exons ATGGCAATAGCTGGACCAGAACAACTTAACCTAACAGAAGCTCCAACATGGGGTTCTAGAACTGTTGATTGTTTTGAGAAATTGGAGCAAATTGGTGAAGGCACTTATGG TCAAGTTTACATGGCAAAAGAAATTAGAACAGGAGAAATTGTTGCTTTGAAGAAGATACGTATGGACAACGAAAGAGAAGGG TTTCCAATAACTGCAATACGtgaaattaaaatattaaagaagCTGCACCATGAAAATGTGATTGACCTGAAAGAGATCGTAACATCTCCAG GTCGTGAGAAGGATGAGCAAGGGAGACCAG ATGGTAACAAGTATAAGGGTGGAATCTACATGGTTTTTGAGTACATGGACCATGATTTGACTGGGCTTGCTGATCGTCCTGGAATGAGATTTTCAGTTCCGCAGATTAAG TGTTATATGAGGCAGCTTTTGACAGGACTTCACTATTGTCATGTGAATCAAGTACTTCATCGTGATATTAAAG GTTCCAATCTTCTCATTGACAACAAAGGCAATTTGAAGCTTGCCGATTTTGGGCTTGCTCGATCCTTCTCAAATGATCACAATGCAAATCTTACAAATCGTGTGATTACTTTATGGTACAG ACCACCTGAGCTGCTTCTTGGAACCACAAAGTATGGTCCAGCTGTTGATATGTGGTCGGTTGGTTGCATCTTTGCTGAGCTGCTTCATGGAAAACCAATCTTTCCAGGGAAGGATGAG CCAGAGCAGCTGAACAAGATATTTGAGTTGTGTGGCGCTCCAGACGAGGTTAATTGGCCTGGAGTTTCCAAGATTCCATGGTATAACAGTTTCAAACCATCAAAGCCAATGAAAAGACGTCTAAGGGAGGTTTTCAGACA CTTTGATCGACATGCTTTGGAGTTGCTTGACAAGATGCTGACCCTTGACCCATCTCAG AGAATATCAGCCAAGGATGCACTTGATGCCGAGTATTTCTGGACTGATCCATTACCATGCGATCCAAAGAG TTTGCCAACCTATGAAGCTTCACATGAGTTCCAGACAAAGAAAAAGCGTCAGCAGCAGAGGCAACACGACGAAGCAGCTAAACGTCAGAAACTGCATCACCAGCAGCAGCATGGTCGGCTTCCACCGGTTCAGCAGTCGGGGCAAGGACACCCAATGAGACCAGGGCCAAATCCCCCAATGCATGCATCCCATCCTCAGGCTGCTGGCGGACCTAGCCACCACTATGCAAAGCCGCATGGACCTCCAGCAGGACCAGGCAGATATCCAGCTGGTGGAAATCCTTCTGGAGGATACGGTCACCCTACTCGTGGCCAAGGTGGAGCTTATGGCAGTGGTCGATATCCACCTCAAGGAGGAAGGGGTACCCAATATGGTTCAGGAGGGATGCCAGGTGGAGGTGGTCCCCGCCCGAATTATCCTCACGGTGCCCCATATGGGTCTTCTGGTACTGGACGTGGCTCAAATGCGAATCGCAATCAACAACAATACAATTGGCAGCAGTAA